The genomic interval aaaaagaagaaaaatgagttcGAAGAACGAACTGCCAGACGAGCTATGGAGAAAAATACTAGAAATTGGAATCAAATCCTCAAATTTCATATTCAAAGATCTTTGTAGTATTTCAATCAGCTGCAGGCGTCTCCACCGTTTATCCAATGAGGACTCACTCTGGTCCCACTTACTCTCCGTTGATTTCCCCAATCAAATCTCATCACCTCCATCATCCTCCTCCCCGAAATCTCTTTACAAAATAAGGTAAagccaaagaaaattataatttctcaacttttattttgaaatttatttttgttttttggtttgtgtaggtttgagagagaaagagagaggaagtTATTGGTTTATAAAAGGGCGGTGTTGAGGAAAGAGAGTCAAGTTTCGGAGCATTTAAGGAAGCTTCGAGAAATTGAGGTTCGGTTAAGTGaggaaagagagaaattgaagTCTGCCGTTTCGGAATTGTCTAATTTACATAAGGTCAGGTAATAATTTcatgtttaaattttgtttttcggAATTGAGGTTGGTTGTTCAGAAGAAAAGATTAAAGTAGAAATATTTAGATGAATACATctgagatatatatatataattttaaaggtttgtttttcaatttttcagtttaAAACCGAACCAATTTAAACTGAATATACCCTTGTTATTGGCATTAGTGATAACAGAAATTGAGGTAAGAATGTTAGAAACTAATATGTTATATTTCCAACAGAGTAATTTTGGGTTGTAATATGAATTAGTCTAATTTTGGGTTTAACGCTCAGAGAGACTATGGCaccttttttatatatataacaaatagaagatagattttgtACTTGTGAGTGCTCATGGATGGAATCCTTGGGGTGTTGGGTGTTTCAGTCAAGCATCGGTGGCTTTGAATGTGTGGCAGCCTGAGGTTGTGCGTGGTAGGCAAAAACAAACGGTCGAGCAATGTGTTGTTCCAGTTGAATCTAGAATCCATGCTCTCGAGATGGAAGTTAAGCTTTGCAACCAACAGCTACAAGTGTTTGATAAGGCTTACGTAAGTACTGATTTCTCACTGTGTCCTAACATGTCTAATAATAACCCTGGTGGAGAATTGTGGATGATATTTGTTATGTTTCTGGTGTTTTAATGGTAGAGAGATGAGAACCGAAGGCTTGATGTAGCTAAGGAAGAGTTGCAATCCATGAAATATCACCCTTTACGAGATTATAAGCTGACGAGTAATGAAAGCCATGAAAATAAGATGAAGAGGAAGAAGTTGAAAACATGCATCAACTGTAAGATTCTAGCTTATTCCTACATTTAGTAACACATCCAACATATATCTGGGGAAACAAATTTGTGCCTGTGATAGGGTTGTAACCTTTGCCCTATTTTCTCTGCTTCATTATTTTGCTATCTTCTAATCTTTTAGAACTACTTGTTTCATTGCCTTCCTATGGAAATTTGtgattcaaattttgtatttcttattttcttgttgcCTTTTGTTCTAATATTGTTAGCAATCTTCAgtattattttttcctttataagGTTTATATCTTATTTTGCTGTAATATTGTTCGATTTAGATTCAGGGGGGCAAAGCCTTTCAAATGAAGCGTGATTTGTTATCTTATAAAGCATGTCATGTTGGTAATAGTTTAATTGGACTACAACCATGTTAAGTCCTTCTAACAGAGTAGTCCAAAGTGGGATGGTAAACACCAGTTCTGCATTCCCCTTCTTGCCCTATGATATCATTCTAGCATAATCTATATGGCAGGCTCAACATTTCATCAGCTTAAAATGATAAGTATCATCCATTTGAGCTGAGAAGCCATAAGACTTCCTTTAGAAAGGAATTTAGGTTGTGAAGATGCTTGGTTATGATACAATACTCACTTTCCTCCcagaaagaaatgaaacagAGAAAAAGAGGTGAGGGATGGGTCGATACATGGTAGTTGCTAGTTTCCTTGTGGTATTCGGAAATTTGTTTGGAGGATTTTTCTGTAGATATGAAATAAAACCTCCATCACCAGTTCCGATAATTATAACTAGGTTCAAAAGAAGAATGGCTATAAGATGTTGTTCAGAAGTATGAACATTTGTTTCAAGGATTTTTCTGTCCCTTGAGACAAAGTGTATGTCAACTGTATGTGATAAGAGTTAGCTGCTATGAAAAATAAAGTGGCCAGGGAGCTAGTGGCTTCCTAAGTGTGCATCT from Theobroma cacao cultivar B97-61/B2 chromosome 5, Criollo_cocoa_genome_V2, whole genome shotgun sequence carries:
- the LOC18599766 gene encoding F-box protein SKIP24 isoform X1, which translates into the protein MSSKNELPDELWRKILEIGIKSSNFIFKDLCSISISCRRLHRLSNEDSLWSHLLSVDFPNQISSPPSSSSPKSLYKIRFERERERKLLVYKRAVLRKESQVSEHLRKLREIEVRLSEEREKLKSAVSELSNLHKVSQASVALNVWQPEVVRGRQKQTVEQCVVPVESRIHALEMEVKLCNQQLQVFDKAYRDENRRLDVAKEELQSMKYHPLRDYKLTSNESHENKMKRKKLKTCINFNVLTAPDKQGKTT
- the LOC18599766 gene encoding F-box protein SKIP24 isoform X2; the protein is MSSKNELPDELWRKILEIGIKSSNFIFKDLCSISISCRRLHRLSNEDSLWSHLLSVDFPNQISSPPSSSSPKSLYKIRFERERERKLLVYKRAVLRKESQVSEHLRKLREIEVRLSEEREKLKSAVSELSNLHKVSQASVALNVWQPEVVRGRQKQTVEQCVVPVESRIHALEMEVKLCNQQLQVFDKAYRDENRRLDVAKEELQSMKYHPLRDYKLTSNESHENKMKRKKLKTCINSPDKQGKTT